The following nucleotide sequence is from Salvia miltiorrhiza cultivar Shanhuang (shh) chromosome 7, IMPLAD_Smil_shh, whole genome shotgun sequence.
TTGAGTGGGGATGAATGTGTGAAAAACAATATTAGAACTTTGTGTATTTGATCTAAGATACATCTTATATATTACTATTTATAGGGGATCTCTAGGTGTCAACGGCTCATGGGGAGTATTCCATGGCCCCTAGTGCTTGCTATCGGGTTGTTATCTAAGGGttgtttttatgatttttacaCCAGGTTTGAGACATGGATCTATCCATGTTAATCGTGATCTGACAATGAACTTTTAGAAAGAACCACTAGGTTTGGTTAAAAAAGCTACTAGTCCATCTACTACTTTGAATGCTACCACGTCATCACTATTATTGCCACTTGGGCTCAACGTTGCAACCACGACTCATTTGTTGCCATCTGGGAAAGTCACACTACAATATAGTCTTACACCTGGGTTGACCGAAGCAGGGTTGTCAAACATGGCTTTCGCTGCACCTGGTGGTGGGTTGGTCAATGTTACTATGACAGAACAAATGCTCTCACTATTCAACTATGCTATGATGAGGGTTCCTTTATCTTCGGTGGCTCCTGCCCAACCAACCTAGGACCTAACACTACAGATAAACATGCGAATGACCAAGGGTTTGACCCGGCGGCCCTACCTAAGGATGTTGACAATGGGCCAATTGGAGGCAATCCTGACAAACATCGGGATGTGGGGACACATTTAACTAAGAGTGTTGAATTCTTTGAGGATGTGGGTGACTCCACGAGTAAAACAATTCCGTTGAGCAAACGGGATGAAATTGCTGAGGCTGTaaagttagaaaagaaaatgTTATTCTTGCAAAAATAACTGAAAGATCTTGAGTTTGTGATGGAGGAAAGGGATCACCTAACTGAAAATCCTGCTTGAGCTGAGAGAAAAGAACATTCCAAGAAATCCACGAGGAGGAAAAAAAACTACTAGCAAGGCACCGATGGAGAGGGACGAAGGGGATAAGGAAGAAAATCATGTTCAACTCATGACTGATTCCTAGACATCGTCAAAGCCCATTTTTTCTAAGGAGATATTAGCTTATGTGTTACCCCGAAACTATATAAACCAATTAGTTTGGACTATGATGGGACAACAGACTTAGAAGTACACATGGCTCGTTTTGAGGAATTAGTAATGTTGCATCAATACATTGAGTGCATCAAATGCAGAATTTTCTCTTCTACACTATTGAGGTTGGCACAACAATCGTTCCGGAAACTTGAGTCGGGTTCAATCTCTATTCGTTTGAGAATCTGTATAACCTATTCATGTGTCAATTTTCTAGTTCTCGCAGGGTTGAGAAGACAACGATGTCCATGATGGACATACGCCAGGAACAAACAGAGACATTAAGGGAATATGTTGCATGATTTAACATGGCCTCTTTGGAAGTACCTGAGGCTGAATCTTATATTCAAGAATATGCTTTCGTAGAGGCCTCAAATCGGGACCATTTTTCGATATATTACAAATTGTGCCCCCAAGAAACTTCGACGACATAATGTTAAGGCTATCGGGATATCTAGTTGGAAGAAGCCATGGCTGCAAGGAAAGTTGAAAATGAATGTAACAGACCCAAGAAGGCAAAAGTCGGAGCTAAACAATATGAAGGGCGCTAACTTTACTCCCCTAAACAGGTGGTGAACGAAGTTACCTCTTTCGCCAACTTTACTCCCCTGAACATGCCTCAAGATGAGATATTTCACAAGGTCAAGAACGAACCATGGTTCAGAGCACCATACATTTATGTTGAAGGTGCACCCCAACAATCTCTTGTGTGGATATCATAATAATTATGGTCCCCCTACACACATCTGTGGGCATTTGAAAAATCAGTTGCACTTCTCTGCAGCGTTGTTCTTTACAGCCATACCACAACAAAAAAGAAAGTTGTACATGACAACTTATGCAAGAACATTCGAATTCATGTCTCTTATCAAAATAAAGAGCAACAAGCCATAAACGACAATCCTAGCTAGGTAACAGGCTAATGATTATCCATAGCAAACACATTGActacaaaaaatagtcatttcGCACAAAAAGAGAAATTGTTAGTATTAGATGAGTTTATCTAGATTCTAGTTATAAGCTTCTTGGGTACATACTGTGTACGTGAATATGTAAAAGGATAAAATTACCCTTATCATGTAAAATGGTATAAATAGGAAATCATGATTCATTGTAAATAGGACAACAATATCACTCTCAAACTCTTAGAGCATTTTTGTACTTCATCTTGCGTACATCTTCATTGTTCTCACTACAAATTATTACCTCTTATTCTCACTGCCCATTACTTACATTGATTTATAGGAAGAGATCAATGAGATCGTTACTAATAGAAAATCGAGAAAGCTTGTATCTTATTCGTTCCTAATTCTCTCTTCTGAATATTAGGTTATGATTTATATTTGATTTGCATGAACAAATCACATTTTATGAACTCATCactaatatttacataaaacgTATTAAAGTTCTTGtcgtaatctttaatttgagatgaatatcaaatattttataattagtcaaatttcataattttagaaaagaaatcaaataaaattaaaaagataaaaaaaaattaaaaagaaaaaatataatttattaataaatttttttattttattataatcataaaATCATCacttaatttagaattaattttaaattaaaaattacctTTTTAATGTATAGATTAACCGAGAAAAGGGCAAATCTGTATTTGAGTACATTTTGATTCGACGTAGGTTATTTGTcaacagaaccgatcacctacccaccgtgggcaagcataacatgcccaccactgatgtgacaattttaattaagaaagagaattaataaatcttactctaattaaaattatcttactataattacgaTTGCCACATCATAGTGGGCAtgttatgcatgcccacggtgggtaggtgatcgtttCTATATTTGTCAATTGTGAATTTGAGATAGATCTTACAcaatttttctatttcttttatataattaattaatactcctatTATTCTTATAATAATAGATTCAACGTGGAGAAATACTCAAATCCCACGTGGAATAATCTAATTGGACATTGAATAACTTATGACGCGATTATGATTCTAttgagaaaaaattgaaagaccAACCCAAGAAAACATAGAAAGAAGTTAATTCAGCCTTTTGACTCTTTGCAATTTCTGATCTTGTTCTGTCATCTTAAGACAATCGGCGAATTTTGGGAGAAAACTCAACTACTTAATCTGAATTCAGACAGCGAAAACCTAGCCCTAAATTTAGGGGGGAAAGCCCTTCCTTTTCTCGAAATCATCGATTATTCATTTCGTCATCGTTGATATGAAAATCCAAATCCAAAGAAAGGGTTTTTTGCTCCTTTTGATTTCAGTTTTCTTGTTATGGAGTCGGGCAGAATCGATTCGGTTCGATCTGGAATCTGGCCACACCAAATGCATATCGGAGGATATCAAGAGCAATTCTATGACTGTTGGAAAATACCAAATTGTAAATCCCAACGACGGACACCCTTTGCCTGACTCTCACAAAATCACTGTTCGGGTAATTTTCTCTGTTTAtgaagattttttattttttatttttttgtggaaTTTTATCTTGTTTGTGCTGTTTCGCTTTTTTTAGACTTGTTTCACGGTTTGGAGGGGTTATTAATAGGGTGCCATTTGGAGTCTGTTTAGTTAGCGTATGCATCTCAATTTGGTCATTTTTTTGCAAATTTTGATATGATTTTTCCATTTATATTTCTCGAGACCAACTCATGCTGTTGACATTTTTGAGTTATAAGTTTATAGATTTTACTTTGTTTGGAATCAGATTAGTTTTGGTTGAGTTGGATGGTTATGAAAGGTTTAATCTTGGGCAATGAGCATCCCATTCACCTAttgataatttgaaaatattttgctAATTGATGGAGGTTTTGGGCAGGGTTAGGATTAGTTTAAAACTCCTTTCTTcgattatttgaaaatattttgctAATTTGATAATCTTGGGCAATGAACATCCCATTCACCTATCACCAAAAAGATTGTAGTTTTCACTTTTGACTCAAGAATGGTGCAGCA
It contains:
- the LOC130994032 gene encoding transmembrane emp24 domain-containing protein p24delta7-like, whose translation is MKIQIQRKGFLLLLISVFLLWSRAESIRFDLESGHTKCISEDIKSNSMTVGKYQIVNPNDGHPLPDSHKITVRVIFSVYEDFLFFIFLWNFILFVLFRFLFSPWDQLMEIELKKMFDTVQSIHDEMYYLREREEEMQLLNKATNSKMFWFSFLSILVCLSVAGLQLWHLKSFFEKKKLI